A genome region from Manis pentadactyla isolate mManPen7 chromosome 5, mManPen7.hap1, whole genome shotgun sequence includes the following:
- the LOC118931793 gene encoding post-GPI attachment to proteins factor 6-like isoform X10, which yields MPALLSLLQGFAPTCAYIFQPDMLVVRVVEVSILEPDMPLLQTLLSHPSYLKIFIPEYTQELRLELKGCVSNGSLGCPVHLTVGSATLPSNFQKVLACTGPTRTCHLLLPSPPWDRWIQVTAKSLAGLHVSVAFSIVAAITACRPETITSRHLQSSLSQSRNTSTGLLPMSLGHQDPGGSHGLGSSSFCLTSYPVVREDVDVVSVRFRPLDRVSVLVQSGMPSVMRLYLDTGMDSGGSLTISLKANETALANNTLVVVCVNAAAPFLSFTTSLNCTTGLPTPAAFFQGYPLSLSTSAHKATLIIPYPETDNWYLSLQLVCPEGPEECEQVLVPVETTLYLVPCLNDCGPYGQCLLLRRHSYLYAGCSCKAGWRGWSCTDNSTAQTVGQQRLAMLLLTLSNLMFLAPVAISMRRSLLVEASVYAYTMFFSTFYHACDQPGEVVLCILSYDTLQYCDFLGSGVSIWVTILCMARLKAALKYTRRRACCCSQKPPVFPGAHWKKLLSDIKGLCWQVGGTRTGRWWAGLGSVSSGHAGVCHVLAAGPQGCLEHDGALFVCLCSHGHHVYRCGHRRHCYPTSWQRWAFCLLPGISMAAVAIAIYTSMTTSDNYYYTHSIWHMLLAGSAAFLLPPRDAHTKPWACSQKLPCHYQICRNHREELYAVT from the exons ATGcctgccctgctctccctgctccag GGCTTTGCTCCCACCTGTGCCTACATCTTCCAGCCGGACATGCTGGTCGTGAGGGTAGTTGAGGTCTCCATTCTGGAGCCAGATATGCCCCTTCTGCAgaccctcctctcccaccccagctacCTCAA AATCTTCATCCCTGAGTACACCCAGGAGTTGCGTCTGGAGCTAAAGGGCTGTGTGTCCAACGGGAGCCTGGGCTGCCCCGTGCACCTCACCGTGGGCTCGGCCACCCTGCCCAGCAACTTCCAGAAGGTGCTGGCCTGCACCGGCCCCACCAGGACCTGCCACCTGCTGCTGCCCTCGCCACCCTGGGATAGATGGATCCAAGTGACAGCCAAGAGCCTGGCAGGACTCCATGTGTCTGTGGCATTCAGCATCGTGGCTGCCATCACAG CCTGCAGGCCGGAGACCATAACCTCGCGGCACCTTCAGAGCAGTCTGAGCCAGAGCCGCAACACCTCCACTGGCCTGCTGCCCATGAGCCTTGGCCACCAGGACCCGGGTGGGAGCCATGGGCTGGGCAGTAGCTCCTTCTGCCTCACGAGCTACCCCGTCGTGCGGGAAGACGTGGATGTGGTGTCTGTGCGGTTCCGGCCCCTGGACAGGGTCTCCGTGTTGGTACAGTCTGGCATGCCCTCAGTGATGCGGCTGTACCTCGACACAGGCATGGACAGTGGGGGCTCCCTCACCATCTCCCTGAAGGCCAATGAG ACCGCACTTGCCAACAACACCCTGGTAGTGGTCTGCGTGAATGCCGCCGCCCCCTTCCTCAGCTTCACCACCTCGCTCAACTGCACCACAG GCCTTCCCACCCCTGCAGCCTTCTTCCAGGGCTATCCCCTGTCTCTGAGCACCTCAGCTCACAAGGCCACCCTCATCATCCCCTACCCAGAGACAGACAACTGGTACCTCTCCCTGCAGCTCGTGTGCCCTGAGGGTCCTGA GGAGTGTGAGCAGGTTCTGGTCCCAGTGGAAACCACCTTATACTTGGTGCCTTGCCTGAATGACTGCGGACCCTATGGCCAGTGCCTCCTGCTGCGCAGACACAGCTACCTGTATGCAGGCTGCAGCTGCAAGGCAG GCTGGCGTGGGTGGAGCTGCACAGACAATAGCACAGCCCAGACGGTAGGCCAGCAGAGGCTAGCCATGCTCCTGCTAACCCTCAGCAACCTCATGTTCCTGGCTCCTGTTGCCATCTCCATGCGCCGCTCACTCCTGGTGGAGGCCTCCGTCTATGCCTACACCATGTTCTTCTCCACG TTCTACCACGCCTGCGACCAGCCTGGGGAGGTGGTGCTGTGCATCCTCAGCTATGACACGCTGCAGTACTGCGACTTCTTGGGCTCTGGAGTATCCATCTGGGTCACCATCCTCTGCATGGCGCGGCTGAAGGCAGCCCTGAAATAT ACCAGAAGGAGGGCTTGCTGCTGCTCTCAGAAGCCTCCTGTCTTTCCTGGTGCCCATTGGAAGAAACTGCTTTCAGATATCAAGGGACTGTGCTGGCAGGTTGGAGGGACCAGGACAGGAAGGTGGTGGGCAGGGTTAG GTTCTGTTTCTTCTGGGCACGCTGGTGTTTGCCATGTCCTTGCAGCTGGACCGCAGGGGTGCCTGGAACATGATGGGGCCTTGTTTGTTTGCCTTTGCAGTCATGGCCACCAT GTATACCGCTGCGGGCACCGGCGCCACTGCTACCCCACCTCCTGGCAGCGCTGGGCCTTCTGCCTCCTGCCTGGCATCAGCATGGCTGCTGTGGCCATTGCCATCTATACTTCTATGACAACCAGTGACAACTACTACTACACCCACAGCATCTGGCACATGCTGCTGGCAGGGAGTGCCGCCTTCCTGCTGCCGCCGAGGGATGCGCACACCAAGCCCTGGGCCTGTTCGCAGAAGCTCCCCTGCCACTATCAGATCTGCAGGAACCACCGGGAGGAGCTGTATGCGGTCACGTGA
- the LOC118931793 gene encoding post-GPI attachment to proteins factor 6-like isoform X9, translated as MLESNASVNISHPAPGDWFVAAHLPPSSQKIEVKGFAPTCAYIFQPDMLVVRVVEVSILEPDMPLLQTLLSHPSYLKIFIPEYTQELRLELKGCVSNGSLGCPVHLTVGSATLPSNFQKVLACTGPTRTCHLLLPSPPWDRWIQVTAKSLAGLHVSVAFSIVAAITACRPETITSRHLQSSLSQSRNTSTGLLPMSLGHQDPGGSHGLGSSSFCLTSYPVVREDVDVVSVRFRPLDRVSVLVQSGMPSVMRLYLDTGMDSGGSLTISLKANETALANNTLVVVCVNAAAPFLSFTTSLNCTTGLPTPAAFFQGYPLSLSTSAHKATLIIPYPETDNWYLSLQLVCPEGPEECEQVLVPVETTLYLVPCLNDCGPYGQCLLLRRHSYLYAGCSCKAGWRGWSCTDNSTAQTVGQQRLAMLLLTLSNLMFLAPVAISMRRSLLVEASVYAYTMFFSTFYHACDQPGEVVLCILSYDTLQYCDFLGSGVSIWVTILCMARLKAALKYTRRRACCCSQKPPVFPGAHWKKLLSDIKGLCWQVGGTRTGRWWAGLGSVSSGHAGVCHVLAAGPQGCLEHDGALFVCLCSHGHHVYRCGHRRHCYPTSWQRWAFCLLPGISMAAVAIAIYTSMTTSDNYYYTHSIWHMLLAGSAAFLLPPRDAHTKPWACSQKLPCHYQICRNHREELYAVT; from the exons ATGCTAGAGAGCAACGCCTCTGTTAACATCTCCCACCCTGCACCCGGGGACTGGTTTGTGGCTGCCCACCTGCCCCCTTCATCCCAGAAGATTGAGGTGAAG GGCTTTGCTCCCACCTGTGCCTACATCTTCCAGCCGGACATGCTGGTCGTGAGGGTAGTTGAGGTCTCCATTCTGGAGCCAGATATGCCCCTTCTGCAgaccctcctctcccaccccagctacCTCAA AATCTTCATCCCTGAGTACACCCAGGAGTTGCGTCTGGAGCTAAAGGGCTGTGTGTCCAACGGGAGCCTGGGCTGCCCCGTGCACCTCACCGTGGGCTCGGCCACCCTGCCCAGCAACTTCCAGAAGGTGCTGGCCTGCACCGGCCCCACCAGGACCTGCCACCTGCTGCTGCCCTCGCCACCCTGGGATAGATGGATCCAAGTGACAGCCAAGAGCCTGGCAGGACTCCATGTGTCTGTGGCATTCAGCATCGTGGCTGCCATCACAG CCTGCAGGCCGGAGACCATAACCTCGCGGCACCTTCAGAGCAGTCTGAGCCAGAGCCGCAACACCTCCACTGGCCTGCTGCCCATGAGCCTTGGCCACCAGGACCCGGGTGGGAGCCATGGGCTGGGCAGTAGCTCCTTCTGCCTCACGAGCTACCCCGTCGTGCGGGAAGACGTGGATGTGGTGTCTGTGCGGTTCCGGCCCCTGGACAGGGTCTCCGTGTTGGTACAGTCTGGCATGCCCTCAGTGATGCGGCTGTACCTCGACACAGGCATGGACAGTGGGGGCTCCCTCACCATCTCCCTGAAGGCCAATGAG ACCGCACTTGCCAACAACACCCTGGTAGTGGTCTGCGTGAATGCCGCCGCCCCCTTCCTCAGCTTCACCACCTCGCTCAACTGCACCACAG GCCTTCCCACCCCTGCAGCCTTCTTCCAGGGCTATCCCCTGTCTCTGAGCACCTCAGCTCACAAGGCCACCCTCATCATCCCCTACCCAGAGACAGACAACTGGTACCTCTCCCTGCAGCTCGTGTGCCCTGAGGGTCCTGA GGAGTGTGAGCAGGTTCTGGTCCCAGTGGAAACCACCTTATACTTGGTGCCTTGCCTGAATGACTGCGGACCCTATGGCCAGTGCCTCCTGCTGCGCAGACACAGCTACCTGTATGCAGGCTGCAGCTGCAAGGCAG GCTGGCGTGGGTGGAGCTGCACAGACAATAGCACAGCCCAGACGGTAGGCCAGCAGAGGCTAGCCATGCTCCTGCTAACCCTCAGCAACCTCATGTTCCTGGCTCCTGTTGCCATCTCCATGCGCCGCTCACTCCTGGTGGAGGCCTCCGTCTATGCCTACACCATGTTCTTCTCCACG TTCTACCACGCCTGCGACCAGCCTGGGGAGGTGGTGCTGTGCATCCTCAGCTATGACACGCTGCAGTACTGCGACTTCTTGGGCTCTGGAGTATCCATCTGGGTCACCATCCTCTGCATGGCGCGGCTGAAGGCAGCCCTGAAATAT ACCAGAAGGAGGGCTTGCTGCTGCTCTCAGAAGCCTCCTGTCTTTCCTGGTGCCCATTGGAAGAAACTGCTTTCAGATATCAAGGGACTGTGCTGGCAGGTTGGAGGGACCAGGACAGGAAGGTGGTGGGCAGGGTTAG GTTCTGTTTCTTCTGGGCACGCTGGTGTTTGCCATGTCCTTGCAGCTGGACCGCAGGGGTGCCTGGAACATGATGGGGCCTTGTTTGTTTGCCTTTGCAGTCATGGCCACCAT GTATACCGCTGCGGGCACCGGCGCCACTGCTACCCCACCTCCTGGCAGCGCTGGGCCTTCTGCCTCCTGCCTGGCATCAGCATGGCTGCTGTGGCCATTGCCATCTATACTTCTATGACAACCAGTGACAACTACTACTACACCCACAGCATCTGGCACATGCTGCTGGCAGGGAGTGCCGCCTTCCTGCTGCCGCCGAGGGATGCGCACACCAAGCCCTGGGCCTGTTCGCAGAAGCTCCCCTGCCACTATCAGATCTGCAGGAACCACCGGGAGGAGCTGTATGCGGTCACGTGA